The sequence AACGTGATCCACCTGTCAGATAAAAATGATAATTAGGGTTGGTATACCATTCGGCGCCATACATAACAACTTTTTTAAAAAGCATGtaggtggactttatatatcaagcataataaaatttgtaataatcctcaaaattgctTAATCAAAAacaggaacgcatgcaccagttgtgcactattcttaatttggGTTCCTATTATTGCAattcctattgtttcctatggaATTGGTCATAATAGGACTACTAGTgtgacaactggtgcaaagtaCATCAAAAAGCTAAAGTTCGAACATAGAGTAACCACTTATTACTTACCGGGAAAATAATTAGATTTCGAGAAGTGTAAACTGCACACTTTAGAGTTCGCCGTAGGTAGTTTAGAACACTTTAAAACTCGTATCCACTCCTTGAATCTAACATCTTTGCGACCAGGAAACTTATGTAGTTTTATGTCCCCTTCCGTTTTCGATCGACATCCTTCGACGTAACATATCCGGTTACTCCGCGGTGGGCAGGCATACTCACTATAATTATGATCTTCTAAGTGGATTGGCAAATTTAGCTTCTTTAAATCCCTTCGTGGAAGCTTTATTATCCGACTAATCTTCTTGGACGGAACTGCGGTAGCTTTCAAGTATCTGGAAGTCactataaaacaaataagaagaTTGAAATGGGCTTCagatatttatatatatataatatatatactCAATTGTAAGCATTTGTCTTGTATTGACGAATTGGATTTCaagtataaataataaattacctTTAACAAAATCAGATAACATGAAATGACGATTACAAATCAGTAGGCCTGTTGTGTCATCAGCTTCTTTCAAACCCAAGGCAATCTTCCACCTACGTCGGATTTGCTTTCCAGTCGGAAAACGGTGCAAACTTGTCTTTCGTTTGCTGGGTTTACATTTAGTGACGCAGCAGGATCCTCCATATTTCACCGAATGTTCCAGCTTCACTGATGGAACTGCGGTCTTCCTGAGTTTCCATCGTGTGTCTGAAGTCAAGTAAAAATAAGCACAACtaatatgaaaatttttaatGTAGACACTTACTTTCTATAAAATCGCTGGtcacaaaatgttggctgcaaaTTTTCTCCTTGCGGTCTCCGGATAGGACCATGTATTTGGTCCACCGCGAATAAACTTTGTGCCCGGTAGATGgaacggaaaaaaaattactttgtaGCCGGCTACACCGGAACGATTTTCGCAGCCAGGAATTACGCACTTCTGAACTGTCTTCATTTTGGCAACAACCACTCAAATACACAAAATGGAAAGTTTTACCGATCTAACGCGtcaaataaaaactttttcagctaatttcggcgaaaaattgaaaaaaagatcaaatattttgaaataacaaatCTGTTTGACATTTAAATCAGATTATATCATCGTCATGGCAACAGCGCCATCTGATAGTGAATTTTTACTCTTGACAGCGAATcgcaaatttgaattttgtataaaaataagcttgctgtctacaagcgaATCATCCTCCCCACAATCGTCTGGTTGGGAGAGTTGCTCCAAAATACACCATTAGATGCTGCAACgcattcagaataaattcctccgCATGACTACAAACACTACGCGGGTTACGGTGGCAAGCTGTTGTTCGTAATTGCGTCAATATTATCTCAAAAATGTGAAAAGGATTACAACGGATACAAAAGGTTTAGCGACGAACCTGGTTAATTAATAGACGGATAATCTTCGACAAGCGATAATTACCTACCAGTTTGATTTGTGGTTCTGAAACTGACTTTTTTACGCCAATCAAATTTGTTTCGCTCATCCATATCGATTGTCACTATGTTCATTGTGTGGCATCTCAATAACTATTACTACCTTGAGTTGGGTAACGTTGGGTATGGGCACGTTTCTTTTGTATGACAAATGATACCCTTCTTCTAAACAGAATAAAACACAAATAAACTATACAGTCAGTGTTACTTATTGGTAAATAATGGGgtgatttatttttgtttgtcgtTCACAGTTATTTACTGAGAAAGTCGTGCCTTCAAAAATAAACGACCCAAGGTTCGTAGAATGCGTTATTGGATCCCAAAAGATTAGCTTTTTAATCGATTCAGGTGCCACCGTTAACACTGTTACAGACTCTTGTTGGCAAGAGATCAAAAGAAGCTGCCGTACAGTTATTCACGATGTTAAACTTTATCCTGAAGAAGTCCTACAAAGCTATGCTAACCAACAACCGCTTGACGTAAAGTGTTCCTTTATGGCATACGTTGGAGTTGTTGGAGGAATGAAGTCGATGCAGATTGCCAAGTTTTTTGTAATAAGCGGTACACAGTTATCTTTGCTGGGTTACGATACCGCGAGCAAGCTTAACTTGTTGCGAATTGGTCCACACGAAACCATTAACTCTGTTCTTGTAGATGAAAAGTCTGAGGTTTCCTTTCCATCGGCATTTCCCAAAATACCGCTAAATGCTGTAAAGTTCAAAGTGAATGATTCGGTCACACCAAAGCAGATCATAAGGTACAATATTCCAAAAGCATTTGAGTCAGAAACGAACCAAAGGTTGAAAGCCATGGAAGCAAAAGGGATTATCGAGAGGGCTGATGGGGAGCATGACGTAATCTCGTTTGTTTCACCATTAGTGCTAGTTCCGAAAGGCTGTAAAGATTTCCGCATCGTCGTCGACTACCGAGCAGTGAATAGAGCCATCATTCGGGAGCCTTATCCAATGCCGTGTCTGGAGAAGGTTTGGACTGAAATTCCTAATGGAGGTGGAACACTTTTCTTCACTAAATTGGACCTTAAAGATGCCTATTATCACATCGAACTCCATGAGCAAGTGCGGCATTACACTACTTTTATGACAGCCAATGGTCTAATGCGCTTCACTAGGCTTCCGTTCGGATTGTCATGTGCTCCGGAGCTCTTCCAGCGTACGATGGAAAAGCTGTTAGTAAAATGCAAAAATCATTTATCTGGACGACATTTTGGTGTACGGCAGAACTTTGGATGAGTTGAGAAGATGTGTGGCAGCCGTTAAAGAAGTACTCAGAAGCAACAACTTGACTGTCAATGAAGATAAGTCTGAGTATGATCAAACGAAAGTAGATTTTTTGGGTTTCACAATCGATGGTACTGGTATACTGCCCATGGAGAAGAAAATTTCAGATATTCAACTTTTTGAACGACCCAAGGACTGCTCTGAGTT comes from Armigeres subalbatus isolate Guangzhou_Male chromosome 2, GZ_Asu_2, whole genome shotgun sequence and encodes:
- the LOC134210247 gene encoding uncharacterized protein LOC134210247, with product MVLSGDRKEKICSQHFVTSDFIENTRWKLRKTAVPSVKLEHSVKYGGSCCVTKCKPSKRKTSLHRFPTGKQIRRRWKIALGLKEADDTTGLLICNRHFMLSDFVKVTSRYLKATAVPSKKISRIIKLPRRDLKKLNLPIHLEDHNYSEYACPPRSNRICYVEGCRSKTEGDIKLHKFPGRKDVRFKEWIRVLKCSKLPTANSKVCSLHFSKSNYFPGGSRLKRDAIPSLNFSNTTTGSDSTSSSEASPTHGSTYCHEEDQAKKNTSSDRISENQSTHVPVFVMDSCEDHNDGEIGGNRSNDFAVGQSFQESQILNDTLLLDTSQLSINTPIAESTAKKHLRKKIVCRIQLRQASNLQYLQYLTHK